Part of the Actinomycetota bacterium genome, CTTCTCGATTTCTTCGCCGAGCTCACGATCTACACGTCGTCGTCTTGCCTGATCGGCAAGAAGTTCCGCGATCAGCTCGACCGCCGGTTCGCCGACCTCTACCACGACCTCGAGCGCGGAACCGACGCGCTGGCCTACGTCGATCCATACGCGCCGATCGAAAGCTTCCGGCGCCGCGACGCCGCGCGCGCCGGGCTCGTGGAGCTGGTCGAGGAGATCATGGCTGCGCGCAGAGCCGGCCCGCCGTCGACCGACGAGGATCGCGACCTGCTCGACGTGCTGATATCGGTGCCGGGCGACGGCGAAGCGCCGCGCTTCACCGCCGACGAGATCACCGGGATCTTCATCTCGATGATGTTCGCCGGTCACCACACCACGTCGGGAACCGCCGCGTGGACGCTGATCGAGCTGCTGAAGCACCCCGAAGAGATGAAGGCGATCGTAGGAGAATTGGACGAGCTCTACGCGGACAACCCCGAGGTCAGCTACCAGGCGCTACGCGAGATGCCGCGACTCGAGTCGGCGATCAAGGAAGCGCTGCGCCTGCACCCGCCGTTGATCTTGCTCCTGCGTGTGGCGAAGCAGCCGATGGAGGTCGGCGGCTTCCACATAGAGGCCGGGAAGCTGGTGGCATCCTCGCCGGCGATCTCCAACAGGATCGCCGATGACTTCCCCGAGCCCGAGTCGTTCGTTCCTTCCCGTTACCTGGAGCCGAGGCGCGAGGACCTGAGCAATCCGTGGACGTGGATCCCCTTCGGCGCCGGCAAGCACCGCTGCGTCGGCGCGGCATTCGCGGTCATGCAGCTGAAAGCGATCTTCTCGGTGCTGCTCCGCGGATGGGTCTTCGAGTTGGCGCAGCCGCCCGACACCTACCGCAACGACCACTCGAAGATGGTGGTGCAGCTGCAGCAGCCGTGCGCCGCTCGCTACCGGGTCCGGGAGGGACGAGCGTGAGGATCGTGGTCGATCTCGACCTCTGCCAAGGACACGGCGTCTGCGAGTCCGAGGCGCCCGAGGTGTTCTCGGTCGCGAAGAAGGGTCAGGTTACGGTGAGGGATCAGACGCCGCCGGAGGAGATGCGCGCCAAGGTGGAGATGGCCGTGAAGTTCTGCCCGACACACGCCCTGAAGATCGTGGAGGACCGATGACCGGCTATCCGCGGGAAGAGCTCGAAGAGATGGTGCAACGCTGGATCGACACGAACCGTCACTGTGAGCAGATCGGCGACTGGCGGCCGCTGGCAGACCTGTTCACCCAGGACGCGACCTACGGCTGGAACCTCGGCCCGAAGGGCGAGTTCATGGCCGTCGGCCGCGATCAGATCCGCGACGTCGCGCTTGGCATCGAGATGGGCGGGCTCGACGGCTGGACCTATCCGTACCAGGAGATCCTGATCGATGAGCGCAAGGCGCAGGTGATCGGGTTGTGGCAGCAGGTCGCCGACGCGAAGCGCGCCGACGGAAGCCCGTACATGGTCGCCGGGCTCGGCGGGAGCTGGTTCCGCTACGCCGGCAACCAGCAGTGGTCGTGGCAGCGCGACTTCTTCGACTTCGGCAACGCCGCGCATCTGTTCGTCGAGATGATCAAGGACGGCACGCTTTCGGAGGGGATGACGAAGCGCATGGAGCGCGTGGCGGCAGGCGACCTGAAATGCCATTACAAGATCGGCGAGGCGCCGGTCGGACTCTGGGAGGTGCCGTGACCCGATTCGACGGCAAGGTCGCGATCGTGACCGGCGCGGCCGGCGGCATCGGCGAGGCGTATGCCCGCGCGCTCGCAGCGGACGGCACGAACGTCGTGGTCGCGGACGTCGACGCCGAGCGGGGCGAGAAGGTCGCGAGCGACCTCGGCGGGTTGTTCGTCCGTACCGACGTCTCCGACGAGGCGTCGACGCAGGCACTCGCCGCAGCAACCATCGACCGGTTCGGCGGGATCGACTTCCTGATCAACAACGCGGCGATCTACGGCGGCATGAAGCTCAGCACGCTGCTCCTCATCGAGTGGGACTACTACCAGCGCTTCATGGGGGTGAACATGAACGGCGCGCTGCTCTGCGCACGCGCGTGCTGGAAGGCGATGGCCGAGCGCGGCGGAGGCGCGATCGTCAACCAATCCTCCACCGCGGCGTGGCTCTACGGCGGCTACTACGGGCTCGCGAAGGTCGGGATCAACGGCCTCACGCAGCAGCTCGCGACCGAGCTCGGGCACGCCAACATCCGGGTCAACGCGATCGCGCCGGGCCCGATCGACACCGAGGCCACGCGCTCGATGCCGGCAGGGATCATCGACGACATGGTGAGCAGGCTTCCGCTCAAGCGGCAAGGGACGCCGGCCGATCTGGTCGGCCTCTGTCTGTTCCTGCTCTCCGACGAGGCGTCCTGGATCACCGGTCAGATCTTCAACGTCGACGGCGGCCAGATCATCCGCTCATGAGCGCCGTCGGATTCATCGGCCTCGGCCAGATCGGCGGCCCGATGGCCGCGCACCTGGTCGACAACCCGGGCGGTCTGGTGGTGTGCGACGTCAGGCCCGAGGCGACCGCATCCTTCGCGGAGAAGGGCGCGAAGGTCGCGGCCGACCCGGCCGAGGTCGCGAAGAGCGTCGACGTGATCTCGGTGATGGTCCGCGACGACGATCAGGTCCGCGAGGTGGTCGGGGGGATCCTGACGACCGCGCGCGCCGGGACGATCGTCGCCCTGCACTCGACGATCCGGGCCGGCACAGCCGAGCACCTGGCCGAGCTGGCGGCCCGCACACGCGTGACCGTCGTGGACGCGCCCGTCGCCGGCGGGTTCATCGGCGCCGCCGGGGCGAGCCTCGCCGTCATGATCGGCGGCCCTGCAGAGG contains:
- a CDS encoding SDR family oxidoreductase; translation: MTRFDGKVAIVTGAAGGIGEAYARALAADGTNVVVADVDAERGEKVASDLGGLFVRTDVSDEASTQALAAATIDRFGGIDFLINNAAIYGGMKLSTLLLIEWDYYQRFMGVNMNGALLCARACWKAMAERGGGAIVNQSSTAAWLYGGYYGLAKVGINGLTQQLATELGHANIRVNAIAPGPIDTEATRSMPAGIIDDMVSRLPLKRQGTPADLVGLCLFLLSDEASWITGQIFNVDGGQIIRS
- a CDS encoding nuclear transport factor 2 family protein — translated: MTGYPREELEEMVQRWIDTNRHCEQIGDWRPLADLFTQDATYGWNLGPKGEFMAVGRDQIRDVALGIEMGGLDGWTYPYQEILIDERKAQVIGLWQQVADAKRADGSPYMVAGLGGSWFRYAGNQQWSWQRDFFDFGNAAHLFVEMIKDGTLSEGMTKRMERVAAGDLKCHYKIGEAPVGLWEVP
- a CDS encoding ferredoxin; translation: MRIVVDLDLCQGHGVCESEAPEVFSVAKKGQVTVRDQTPPEEMRAKVEMAVKFCPTHALKIVEDR
- a CDS encoding cytochrome P450, giving the protein FLLADRRVVLLSGAEPNETFFRASEEELNQAEAYPFMTPIFGKGVVFDAPPERRAEMLHNQSLKDRYMRGHAQKIATEVEAMVSAWETKGDIDLLDFFAELTIYTSSSCLIGKKFRDQLDRRFADLYHDLERGTDALAYVDPYAPIESFRRRDAARAGLVELVEEIMAARRAGPPSTDEDRDLLDVLISVPGDGEAPRFTADEITGIFISMMFAGHHTTSGTAAWTLIELLKHPEEMKAIVGELDELYADNPEVSYQALREMPRLESAIKEALRLHPPLILLLRVAKQPMEVGGFHIEAGKLVASSPAISNRIADDFPEPESFVPSRYLEPRREDLSNPWTWIPFGAGKHRCVGAAFAVMQLKAIFSVLLRGWVFELAQPPDTYRNDHSKMVVQLQQPCAARYRVREGRA